The Streptomyces avermitilis MA-4680 = NBRC 14893 genome contains a region encoding:
- a CDS encoding ABC transporter permease: MAHSTTPGAAARTDPSSATDTAEPSDGGSGSAKAARPAAVSKASKKALKKASEGGTLRTRLKRDRTLILMTLPAVLLVLVFNYIPILGNVVAFQEYDPYISDNGFVAIFESPWVGFEQFTRILDDSAFWNAVQNTFVLFSLQLLLFFPIPILLALLINSVIRPRVRAVSQAILYLPHFFSWVLVITVFQQIFGGAGIIAQTLRQHGYEGFDLMTDPGIFKFLVTSEGVWKDAGWGIIVFLAALASVSPDLYEAAAMDGAGRWRRMWHVTLPALRPVIALLLVLRVGDALTVGFEQILLQRDAVGPGASDVLDTFVWWNGVRNQDFSYAAAAGLIKGVVSLGLVLAANKVAHLMGEQGVYKK, from the coding sequence GTGGCACACAGCACCACGCCGGGCGCCGCCGCGCGCACCGATCCGTCCTCGGCGACGGACACCGCCGAGCCGTCCGACGGCGGGAGCGGGTCCGCCAAGGCCGCCAGGCCCGCCGCTGTCTCCAAGGCGTCGAAGAAAGCCTTGAAGAAGGCCTCGGAGGGCGGCACTCTCAGGACCCGTCTCAAGCGGGACCGCACGCTGATCCTGATGACCCTGCCGGCCGTCCTGCTGGTCCTGGTCTTCAACTACATACCGATCCTGGGCAACGTCGTCGCCTTCCAGGAGTACGACCCGTACATCAGCGACAACGGCTTCGTCGCCATCTTCGAGAGCCCCTGGGTGGGCTTCGAGCAGTTCACCCGGATCCTCGATGACTCGGCGTTCTGGAACGCCGTCCAGAACACCTTCGTCCTGTTCTCCCTCCAGCTGTTGCTCTTCTTCCCCATCCCGATCCTGCTCGCGCTGCTCATCAACAGCGTGATCAGGCCCCGGGTGCGGGCGGTGTCGCAGGCGATCCTCTACCTGCCGCACTTCTTCTCCTGGGTGCTGGTCATCACCGTCTTCCAGCAGATCTTCGGTGGCGCCGGCATCATCGCGCAGACCCTGCGGCAGCACGGGTATGAGGGCTTCGACCTCATGACCGACCCGGGGATCTTCAAATTCCTGGTGACGTCCGAGGGAGTCTGGAAAGACGCGGGCTGGGGCATCATCGTCTTCCTCGCCGCGCTGGCTTCCGTCAGTCCCGACCTGTACGAGGCCGCGGCGATGGACGGGGCCGGGCGATGGCGCCGGATGTGGCACGTCACGCTGCCCGCGCTGCGCCCGGTGATCGCCCTGCTGCTGGTGCTGCGCGTCGGTGACGCGCTCACGGTCGGCTTCGAGCAGATCCTGCTGCAACGCGACGCGGTCGGGCCGGGCGCGTCGGACGTCCTCGACACCTTCGTGTGGTGGAACGGCGTCCGTAACCAGGACTTCAGTTACGCGGCGGCGGCGGGCCTGATCAAGGGCGTGGTCAGCCTCGGCCTTGTCCTCGCCGCGAACAAGGTCGCCCATCTCATGGGCGAGCAGGGGGTGTACAAGAAGTGA